Proteins encoded together in one Kitasatospora albolonga window:
- a CDS encoding DNA polymerase III subunit beta, producing MEFRIERSALAEAVAWAARVLPVRSPVPVLGGLLLDTESGRLRVSGLDYEASARIDVEAAEVLRPGKVLVMGRRLLDICKVLPEGAVACAVEGSRFTVSGDGARFGLSVLPLDDYPELPELPQVRGAVEVAEFAAAVADVAVAAGRDDTLPALTGIRLGLDGGSGTMTLAATDRYRFAVRTLPWKAAAPDESADVIVSARRLTEIARSLGRSGLVSVALDAGSAGFEHAGMRTTVRLLEGRLPRHDKLFAMEDPAVAVVDRARLVEAVKRVSVVADGDSPVQMTFSAADNSVHLQAGYEDDVASQRLPATLEGAPELTVAFNPGYLADALASFDDPSLRLLLMGAGQRAMITGGAGPDGAHGQPQRHRHLLMSVKPLVG from the coding sequence ATGGAGTTCCGCATCGAGCGCAGTGCCCTGGCCGAAGCCGTGGCCTGGGCCGCCCGCGTCCTGCCGGTCCGCTCCCCCGTTCCCGTACTGGGCGGGCTGCTGCTGGACACGGAGAGCGGGCGGCTGCGGGTGAGCGGGCTCGACTACGAGGCGTCCGCGCGCATCGACGTGGAGGCCGCCGAGGTGCTGCGCCCGGGGAAGGTGCTCGTGATGGGGCGGCGGCTCCTCGACATCTGCAAGGTGCTGCCGGAGGGGGCGGTGGCGTGCGCGGTGGAGGGTTCGCGGTTCACCGTGTCGGGGGACGGGGCCCGCTTCGGCCTCTCCGTGCTGCCCCTGGACGACTATCCGGAGCTGCCCGAACTGCCGCAGGTGCGAGGGGCGGTGGAGGTCGCGGAGTTCGCGGCGGCCGTCGCCGATGTGGCGGTGGCGGCGGGGCGGGACGACACCCTGCCCGCGCTCACCGGCATCCGGCTGGGGCTCGACGGGGGGTCGGGGACGATGACGCTCGCCGCGACCGACCGGTACCGCTTCGCCGTGCGGACGCTCCCGTGGAAGGCGGCCGCCCCCGACGAGAGCGCCGATGTGATCGTCTCCGCCCGCCGGTTGACGGAGATCGCCCGCTCGCTGGGGCGGTCGGGGCTGGTGAGCGTCGCCCTGGACGCCGGTTCGGCGGGGTTCGAGCACGCGGGGATGCGGACCACCGTGCGGCTGCTGGAGGGGCGGCTCCCGCGCCACGACAAGCTCTTCGCGATGGAGGACCCGGCCGTGGCGGTGGTGGACCGGGCGCGGCTGGTGGAGGCCGTCAAGCGGGTCTCGGTGGTCGCCGACGGGGACAGCCCGGTGCAGATGACGTTCTCCGCCGCCGACAACTCCGTACATCTCCAGGCGGGTTACGAGGACGACGTGGCCTCCCAGCGGCTGCCCGCGACGCTGGAGGGCGCCCCGGAGCTGACCGTGGCGTTCAACCCGGGGTATCTGGCGGACGCGCTCGCCTCCTTCGACGATCCGTCGCTGCGGCTGCTGCTGATGGGGGCGGGGCAGCGGGCGATGATCACGGGCGGGGCGGGGCCGGACGGCGCCCACGGGCAGCCGCAGCGGCACCGGCATCTGCTGATGTCGGTGAAGCCGCTGGTGGGGTGA
- a CDS encoding glutamine amidotransferase, which produces MGSTRTVHLAVYDTLADWETGYTTAFLAQNGYTVRTVGPDREPVTTMGGLRVQPDLALAELRPEDSALLVLPGAGLWDAGDELAPFARTARAFLDAEVPVAAICGATAGLAREGLLDDRAHTSAVSFYLAATGYGGGARYVEADAVTDGGLITAGPTEPVALAREVFGLLGVYGPKKLDAWYRLFHGSDPSAYEVLEGEDEG; this is translated from the coding sequence ATGGGCAGCACCAGAACCGTTCACCTCGCCGTGTACGACACGCTCGCCGACTGGGAGACCGGGTACACCACCGCGTTCCTCGCGCAGAACGGCTACACCGTGCGGACCGTGGGCCCGGACCGGGAGCCGGTCACCACCATGGGCGGGCTGCGCGTCCAGCCCGATCTGGCGCTGGCCGAGCTGCGGCCCGAGGACAGCGCGCTGCTCGTCCTGCCCGGTGCCGGGCTCTGGGACGCGGGGGACGAGCTGGCCCCGTTCGCCCGTACCGCGCGCGCCTTCCTCGACGCGGAGGTGCCGGTGGCGGCGATCTGCGGGGCGACGGCCGGACTGGCCCGCGAGGGGCTCCTCGACGACCGGGCGCACACGAGCGCGGTCTCCTTCTACCTGGCGGCCACGGGGTACGGAGGCGGCGCGCGGTACGTGGAGGCCGACGCGGTGACGGACGGCGGGCTGATCACGGCCGGGCCGACGGAGCCGGTGGCGCTGGCGCGGGAGGTGTTCGGGCTGCTGGGGGTGTACGGACCGAAGAAGCTGGACGCGTGGTACCGGCTGTTCCACGGCTCGGACCCGAGCGCGTACGAGGTGCTGGAAGGTGAGGACGAGGGATGA
- a CDS encoding MarR family transcriptional regulator — MSAETRDPLEGFDATVHAPNRLRVCALLDTAGEAEFGVVQIQLGLSASVLSKHVSVLMDAGYVEQRKAVRDTRQRVWLRLTRRGQDAYQGHLAALRAIVGPS, encoded by the coding sequence GTGAGCGCCGAGACCCGTGACCCGCTGGAGGGTTTCGACGCCACCGTCCACGCCCCGAACCGGCTACGCGTCTGCGCCCTGCTGGACACGGCAGGCGAGGCCGAGTTCGGTGTCGTACAGATACAACTCGGCCTCTCCGCCTCCGTGTTGAGCAAACACGTCAGCGTGCTGATGGACGCCGGTTACGTCGAGCAGCGCAAGGCCGTCCGCGACACCCGCCAGCGCGTGTGGCTCCGCCTGACCCGACGGGGGCAGGACGCCTACCAGGGGCACCTTGCCGCCCTGCGGGCGATCGTGGGGCCGTCGTAG
- a CDS encoding TetR family transcriptional regulator: protein MATGRIDPDRRDRIIDAALDLIADEGVAGMSHRKVAARAGVPLGSMTYHFASMSELLHEAFTRFSGTIVAVFEERLDAATTPDEAREAVTDLVHHLSSGNQRELVLTHELYTLAAREPAYRELTRTWMSRSRRALEWHFDASTARQLDALIEGLSIHRALETEPHDRALTAEAIARITAVPQG, encoded by the coding sequence GTGGCGACAGGGCGCATCGATCCCGATCGGCGGGACCGCATCATCGACGCGGCGCTGGACCTGATCGCCGACGAGGGCGTCGCGGGGATGTCGCACCGCAAGGTGGCCGCCCGGGCCGGGGTGCCGCTCGGGTCGATGACGTACCACTTCGCGAGCATGAGCGAGCTGCTCCACGAAGCGTTCACCCGCTTCTCCGGCACAATCGTCGCCGTCTTCGAGGAGCGTCTCGACGCCGCCACCACCCCCGACGAGGCCCGCGAGGCCGTGACCGATCTCGTCCACCACCTCTCCAGCGGCAACCAGCGCGAGCTGGTCCTCACCCACGAGCTCTACACCCTCGCCGCCCGCGAACCCGCCTACCGCGAGCTCACCCGCACCTGGATGAGCCGCAGCCGGCGCGCCCTGGAATGGCACTTCGACGCCTCCACCGCCCGCCAGCTCGACGCGCTGATCGAGGGGCTGTCCATCCACCGCGCCCTGGAGACCGAGCCCCACGACCGCGCCCTGACCGCCGAGGCCATCGCCCGGATCACGGCGGTGCCGCAGGGCTGA
- a CDS encoding thiol-disulfide oxidoreductase — protein sequence MPERSVPVLVYDGDCAFCTSSVNFLTRYVRPRCTVTPWQFADLDALGTTRERAGHEVLWISPLGAVHGGAQAVAKLLLSAGGGWAWLGGLLTLPPVRWIAHGVYRAVAANRTRLPGGSPACALPTDRRPGPGPGPGVRSAP from the coding sequence ATGCCTGAGCGATCCGTACCCGTCCTCGTCTACGACGGCGACTGCGCCTTCTGCACGAGCTCGGTGAACTTCCTGACGCGGTACGTGCGTCCGCGATGCACCGTCACCCCGTGGCAGTTCGCCGACCTGGACGCCCTCGGCACCACCCGGGAGCGGGCCGGGCACGAGGTGCTGTGGATCTCGCCGCTCGGGGCGGTGCACGGGGGTGCGCAGGCGGTCGCCAAGCTCCTGCTGAGCGCCGGTGGGGGCTGGGCGTGGCTCGGCGGCCTGCTCACCCTGCCTCCGGTGCGGTGGATCGCCCACGGCGTCTACCGGGCCGTCGCCGCCAACCGCACCCGGCTGCCGGGCGGTTCCCCGGCCTGCGCGCTGCCGACGGACCGCAGGCCGGGGCCGGGACCGGGGCCGGGCGTACGGTCGGCTCCCTAG
- a CDS encoding DUF397 domain-containing protein yields MSSTLRWFTSSYSSGSGGNCIEVAFDWRTSSYSSDSGGNCVEVSAAWHKSSHSNASGGECVEVAACPHSVHVRDSKVQDGPAFAVAPDAWSTFVTWAE; encoded by the coding sequence ATGAGCAGCACCCTCCGGTGGTTCACATCGAGCTACAGCAGCGGCAGCGGCGGCAACTGCATCGAGGTCGCCTTCGACTGGCGTACGTCCTCCTACAGCAGCGACAGCGGCGGCAACTGCGTCGAGGTGTCCGCCGCCTGGCACAAGTCCTCCCACAGCAACGCCAGCGGTGGTGAGTGCGTCGAGGTCGCCGCCTGCCCCCACTCCGTCCACGTCCGCGACTCCAAGGTCCAGGACGGGCCCGCCTTCGCCGTCGCCCCCGACGCCTGGTCCACGTTCGTCACCTGGGCGGAGTGA
- a CDS encoding cation-binding protein: MTERETTRLVAWSQELRQVHHRLREALHLTRTSLADGTPGESATRELLLYCHGFCAALDGHHQGEDRSLFPAIAAAHPELRPVLRALEQDHSMIAHLLGGLRAAVERAAPPEELDQHLEGIAAIMENHFRYEERQLLRVLEALELSAEPREVLGPL; encoded by the coding sequence GTGACTGAGCGCGAGACGACCAGGCTTGTCGCCTGGAGCCAAGAACTCCGTCAGGTGCACCACCGACTGCGCGAAGCGCTGCACCTGACCCGTACGTCCCTCGCCGACGGCACCCCGGGGGAGTCGGCCACCCGTGAACTGCTCTTGTACTGCCACGGTTTCTGCGCGGCTCTCGACGGCCACCACCAGGGCGAGGACCGCAGCCTGTTCCCGGCCATCGCGGCGGCCCATCCGGAGCTGCGCCCGGTGCTGCGAGCGCTCGAACAGGACCATTCGATGATCGCCCACCTGCTCGGCGGCCTCCGTGCGGCGGTCGAGCGGGCCGCGCCGCCAGAGGAGCTCGATCAGCACTTGGAGGGCATTGCCGCGATCATGGAGAACCACTTCCGCTACGAGGAACGGCAGTTGCTCAGGGTGCTCGAAGCCCTTGAGCTGTCGGCCGAGCCGCGAGAGGTGCTGGGGCCGCTATGA
- a CDS encoding transcriptional regulator, with product MASAENKESASPAAKIVAKVTRMLRVQRDWSQDRLGDELGYSAAAVSAMETCAQPASDAMLVALKRVLSEGSEVFETARLYMRMERLPEQFQDYSLLEQAAISLQLFANNVIHGLFQTEAYARALIGGSYPPLSDERVEELVQLRMARKALFDRDPLPMIEIIIDEAVLRRVIGSEEIMREQLLYLVECARRRNVTLLVLPLDAGKYGEYAADRGEMDLVETSEHEHLVYLEPQDESLLISDPAKVSVYAQRYAKIRSQALGPRESLDLIMRLAGVKE from the coding sequence ATGGCAAGTGCGGAGAACAAGGAATCGGCCAGCCCGGCGGCGAAGATCGTGGCCAAAGTGACGCGCATGTTGCGCGTCCAGCGGGATTGGTCGCAGGACCGGCTGGGGGACGAACTCGGCTACTCGGCTGCTGCCGTCAGCGCGATGGAGACCTGCGCCCAGCCCGCCAGTGACGCGATGCTGGTGGCGCTGAAGCGGGTCCTGAGCGAGGGCAGTGAGGTCTTCGAGACGGCCCGGCTGTACATGCGGATGGAACGGCTGCCCGAGCAGTTCCAGGACTACTCGCTGCTGGAGCAGGCCGCGATCAGCCTCCAACTGTTCGCCAACAACGTCATCCATGGGCTCTTCCAGACGGAGGCGTACGCGCGGGCGCTCATCGGTGGCTCGTATCCGCCGCTCTCCGACGAGCGTGTGGAAGAGCTGGTCCAGCTGCGCATGGCGCGCAAGGCCCTCTTCGACCGCGACCCGCTCCCGATGATCGAGATCATCATCGACGAGGCCGTCCTGCGCCGCGTCATCGGCAGTGAGGAGATCATGCGGGAGCAGCTGCTGTATCTCGTGGAGTGCGCCCGGCGGCGCAATGTGACGCTGCTGGTGCTGCCTCTGGATGCCGGGAAGTATGGGGAATACGCGGCTGATCGCGGAGAGATGGACTTGGTAGAGACCTCGGAGCATGAGCATCTCGTCTATCTGGAGCCACAGGACGAGAGCCTGCTGATCAGTGACCCGGCAAAGGTGAGCGTCTACGCTCAGCGCTATGCGAAGATCCGGTCACAGGCCCTGGGTCCTCGCGAATCGCTGGACCTCATCATGCGGTTGGCAGGAGTGAAGGAATGA
- a CDS encoding DNA-binding protein: MQRLARNGGVAELLRWLSGRADGWAGIVSSDGTVLSASGTVLGPRRPDAPQPEPPDVAGLVAEGVRALKERGALAYSHDTGAHTVLLFPLHDLNDVRTDPHGTSPGNGSGTAAAPLLAVVTPRPVAAGLATLLADVLMPLSLRWAAEAVERKRRRVDLAESRGREAVLHLLMTGQLSIAQQVAGALRPRLPDPVRVCVVECPGDRRDEVARVCAGADGGRSWIVRCPVYARHLIIVMPVADGPEHPEGPAPTDEAVAGLVAGCVVGVSEQVPLAETATGYRQAFHALAVARELPDRHARFGLAPEPALVVGDAGRQWADALLTPLLRHVPRRAQDPGSQELAATAASWLAFSSHATDHLKVHRNTLAARLRLIGELLGLDLHRLADQSALDLALRIRATPAPACTQDAGSTSRTADGAAHDLDEVLRRPAVQEWAARQLAPIAAPVGGAAAEDTLRAWLRCEGRLGPTAAELGISVPGARKRLTRLETVLQRSLLRPPSARYDLWLALRAREVHADW, encoded by the coding sequence ATGCAGCGGCTGGCCCGGAACGGCGGGGTGGCCGAGCTGCTGCGCTGGCTGTCCGGACGGGCCGACGGCTGGGCCGGAATCGTGAGTTCCGACGGGACCGTCCTGAGCGCGTCGGGAACCGTGCTCGGCCCCCGGCGGCCGGACGCCCCTCAGCCCGAACCCCCCGATGTGGCCGGTCTGGTGGCCGAGGGCGTAAGGGCGCTGAAGGAGCGCGGGGCCCTGGCGTACTCCCACGACACCGGAGCGCACACCGTGCTCCTCTTCCCCCTGCACGACCTGAACGACGTACGCACCGACCCCCACGGCACGAGCCCCGGAAACGGCTCAGGAACAGCCGCCGCGCCCCTCCTCGCCGTCGTCACGCCCCGTCCCGTGGCCGCCGGGCTCGCCACGCTGCTGGCCGACGTGCTGATGCCGCTCTCCCTGCGCTGGGCGGCCGAGGCGGTCGAACGGAAGCGGCGCCGGGTGGACCTCGCCGAGTCGCGCGGCCGGGAGGCGGTGCTGCACCTGCTGATGACGGGCCAGCTCTCCATCGCCCAGCAGGTGGCCGGTGCGCTGCGCCCCCGGCTCCCCGACCCCGTACGGGTGTGTGTCGTGGAGTGCCCCGGGGACCGGCGGGACGAGGTGGCCCGGGTCTGCGCGGGGGCGGACGGCGGGCGGTCCTGGATCGTGCGGTGCCCGGTCTACGCCCGCCACCTCATCATCGTGATGCCCGTGGCGGACGGGCCGGAGCATCCGGAGGGCCCCGCCCCCACCGACGAGGCGGTCGCCGGGCTGGTGGCGGGCTGCGTGGTGGGCGTCAGCGAGCAGGTGCCGCTGGCCGAGACCGCCACCGGTTACCGCCAGGCGTTCCACGCCCTGGCCGTCGCCCGCGAACTGCCCGACCGGCACGCCCGGTTCGGCCTCGCCCCGGAACCCGCGCTGGTCGTCGGGGACGCCGGGCGGCAGTGGGCCGACGCGCTGCTGACCCCGCTCCTGAGGCACGTCCCGCGCCGGGCCCAGGACCCGGGGAGCCAGGAGCTGGCGGCCACGGCGGCCTCCTGGCTGGCCTTCTCCTCGCACGCGACCGACCACCTCAAGGTCCACCGCAACACCCTGGCCGCCCGCCTCAGGCTGATCGGCGAGCTGCTCGGCCTGGACCTCCACCGGCTGGCCGACCAGTCGGCGCTGGACCTGGCCCTCCGCATCCGCGCCACCCCCGCCCCGGCCTGCACACAGGACGCCGGGAGCACTTCTCGTACGGCCGACGGGGCGGCGCACGACCTCGATGAGGTCCTGCGCCGCCCCGCCGTCCAGGAGTGGGCCGCCCGCCAACTGGCCCCGATCGCCGCCCCGGTGGGCGGGGCGGCTGCCGAGGACACCCTGCGGGCCTGGCTGAGGTGCGAGGGCCGGCTCGGTCCGACAGCGGCCGAGCTGGGGATCTCCGTCCCCGGAGCCCGCAAGCGCCTCACCCGGCTGGAGACCGTGCTCCAGCGCTCGCTGCTCCGCCCCCCGAGCGCCCGCTACGACCTGTGGCTGGCGCTGCGGGCCCGGGAGGTGCACGCCGACTGGTGA
- a CDS encoding serine/threonine protein kinase yields the protein MDQLRPDDPHRIGAYRLLGRLGEGGMGQVFLARSDRGRTVALKLVRRELAEQPEFRARFRQEVRAAHQVGGAWTAPVLDSDTEAAVPWVATGYVAGPSLHRVVSGRPGAPVAESGAYGPLPIRSVQLLGSGLAHALQHIHGAGLIHRDLKPSNVLLTIDGPRVIDFGIARALESLPDGDLTRTGSMIGSPGFMAPEQVRGERVTPACDVFCLGSVLAYAASGRLPFGTADSGGVHALMFRITQEDPDLTGVPAELTGLVRECLAKDPAARPSTDELLARLGEARADEPWLPATLIAQLGRQAVGLLDAEDPEQPTRPGTPPASVHALPTQVAPVPAPPAPVTPPPTPTPPPYAHQPQHQPPYGQSYGPGPAYNTPLPPAYFAPATAPTPVRRSAGATVALVAVAIVVAIGAGGSVYAFMNNKGGDTPTPGPSASASTGSSTENSAGSSTGSSTGASGETTGTDDEGGVPGDYLGTWTASLPGERGASSRELTIRQGDVGDQVLSLTAKGPLALGATYHCEFTAPLAARPAAGEPVRIGPSTVSVGRPASSCAPGKATELTLLPDGTLRRATIGSGETVTYTRSD from the coding sequence ATGGATCAGCTCAGGCCCGACGACCCGCACCGCATCGGCGCGTACCGCCTCCTCGGCCGGCTGGGCGAAGGCGGCATGGGCCAGGTCTTCCTCGCCCGCTCCGACCGGGGCCGTACCGTCGCCCTCAAGCTCGTCCGCCGCGAGCTCGCCGAGCAGCCCGAGTTCCGCGCCCGCTTCCGCCAGGAGGTCCGCGCCGCGCACCAGGTCGGCGGCGCCTGGACCGCCCCGGTCCTGGACTCCGACACCGAGGCCGCCGTCCCCTGGGTCGCCACCGGCTATGTCGCCGGGCCCTCCCTGCACCGCGTCGTCTCCGGCCGCCCCGGCGCCCCGGTCGCGGAATCGGGGGCGTACGGGCCGCTGCCGATACGTTCCGTCCAGCTCCTCGGCTCCGGGCTCGCCCACGCCCTCCAGCACATCCACGGCGCCGGGCTCATCCACCGCGACCTGAAGCCGTCCAACGTGCTGCTCACCATCGACGGCCCCCGGGTCATCGACTTCGGCATCGCCCGCGCCCTGGAGTCCCTGCCCGACGGCGATCTGACCCGCACCGGCTCGATGATCGGCTCGCCCGGGTTCATGGCCCCGGAGCAGGTGCGCGGGGAGCGCGTGACGCCCGCGTGCGATGTGTTCTGCCTCGGCTCCGTGCTCGCGTACGCGGCATCCGGCCGCCTCCCCTTCGGTACGGCCGACAGCGGCGGGGTGCACGCGCTGATGTTCCGGATCACCCAGGAGGACCCGGACCTGACCGGAGTCCCGGCGGAGCTGACCGGGCTCGTACGGGAGTGCCTGGCCAAGGACCCGGCCGCCCGGCCCTCCACCGACGAGCTCCTGGCCCGCCTCGGCGAGGCGCGGGCGGACGAGCCCTGGCTCCCGGCCACCCTCATCGCCCAACTGGGCCGCCAGGCGGTGGGGCTGCTGGACGCGGAGGACCCGGAGCAGCCGACGCGCCCCGGCACCCCTCCCGCCTCCGTCCACGCGCTCCCCACCCAGGTCGCCCCGGTGCCCGCGCCGCCCGCGCCCGTCACTCCCCCGCCGACCCCGACCCCACCGCCGTACGCGCACCAGCCTCAGCACCAGCCCCCGTACGGCCAGAGCTACGGCCCCGGCCCGGCGTACAACACCCCGCTGCCGCCCGCCTACTTCGCCCCGGCGACCGCCCCCACGCCCGTGCGCCGGTCCGCCGGGGCGACCGTCGCGCTCGTCGCCGTCGCGATCGTGGTGGCGATAGGCGCGGGCGGGTCCGTGTACGCGTTCATGAACAACAAGGGCGGCGATACGCCCACCCCCGGCCCGTCGGCCTCCGCCTCGACCGGGAGCTCCACCGAAAACTCCGCCGGAAGCTCCACCGGGAGTTCCACCGGCGCTTCCGGCGAGACGACGGGCACCGACGACGAGGGCGGGGTCCCCGGCGACTACCTCGGCACCTGGACCGCCTCCCTCCCCGGCGAGCGGGGCGCGTCCTCCCGGGAGCTGACCATCCGCCAGGGCGACGTCGGCGACCAGGTCCTCTCCCTCACCGCCAAGGGCCCCCTGGCGCTGGGCGCCACGTACCACTGCGAGTTCACCGCGCCCCTGGCCGCCCGCCCCGCCGCCGGTGAACCGGTCAGGATCGGTCCCTCCACCGTCTCCGTGGGCAGACCGGCCTCGTCCTGCGCCCCCGGAAAGGCCACCGAGCTGACGCTCCTCCCCGACGGCACCCTGCGCCGGGCGACGATCGGTTCGGGCGAGACCGTGACCTACACCAGGTCGGACTGA
- a CDS encoding methyltransferase type 11 — translation MPDVPDVLDALGDRRLRLLAAMADAGLWPDDSPWVRRAMEAVPRDRFAPETVWRWTGQRYEAVCRAEAPEAWGGEVYPDPYGSTVTQVTDGLPTSSISCAAIVATMLDSLVLEPGHRVLELGTGSGWNAALLAERAAQVTSVEIDTGLAAHARQRIQAAGPGGHVHVITGDGDGGPPGDAVFDRVISTYAVEHVPWAWVKRTRPGGRIVTPWGHTGCVALTVAQDGMSATGWMQAPARFMPTRRAGRPPLSFERVRGGGGGVPAEFTKPVRELSHPDVLFALRVLLPDVRIDTSTGADAQAVARVSDGHSSWAVLEEASALRGGQRDLVQEVLRAWRVREERGAPGMYDFGLHLTPDAHHTFTGDDPHGPGWTPLGR, via the coding sequence ATGCCGGACGTGCCGGACGTGCTGGACGCGTTGGGGGACCGGCGGCTGCGGCTGCTGGCCGCGATGGCCGACGCGGGTCTGTGGCCGGACGACTCGCCCTGGGTCCGGCGGGCCATGGAGGCCGTACCCCGGGACCGCTTCGCCCCCGAGACCGTCTGGAGGTGGACAGGACAGCGGTACGAGGCCGTGTGCCGGGCCGAGGCGCCGGAGGCGTGGGGCGGCGAGGTCTACCCCGATCCGTACGGCTCGACCGTCACCCAGGTCACCGACGGCCTGCCGACCTCCAGCATCTCGTGCGCCGCCATCGTGGCGACCATGCTGGACTCGCTCGTCCTGGAACCCGGACACCGCGTGCTCGAACTGGGCACCGGCTCCGGCTGGAACGCCGCCCTGCTCGCCGAGCGCGCCGCACAGGTGACCAGCGTGGAGATCGACACCGGGCTCGCCGCTCACGCCCGGCAGCGCATCCAGGCGGCCGGGCCCGGGGGTCACGTCCACGTCATCACCGGGGACGGCGACGGCGGACCACCGGGAGATGCCGTTTTCGACCGGGTGATCTCCACCTACGCCGTGGAACACGTGCCGTGGGCGTGGGTGAAGCGCACACGGCCGGGCGGCCGGATCGTCACGCCCTGGGGGCACACGGGGTGCGTCGCGCTCACCGTGGCGCAGGACGGCATGTCGGCGACCGGCTGGATGCAGGCACCTGCCCGCTTCATGCCCACCCGTCGCGCCGGGCGCCCACCCCTGTCGTTCGAACGCGTACGGGGAGGGGGCGGGGGCGTACCGGCCGAATTCACCAAACCCGTACGGGAGTTGTCCCACCCCGATGTGCTGTTCGCCCTGCGCGTGCTGCTGCCGGACGTACGGATCGACACCTCGACCGGGGCCGACGCACAGGCCGTGGCCCGGGTCAGCGACGGCCACTCCTCCTGGGCCGTCCTCGAAGAGGCGAGCGCCCTTCGCGGCGGGCAACGGGACCTGGTCCAGGAGGTGTTGCGCGCCTGGCGCGTGCGGGAAGAGCGCGGGGCGCCCGGGATGTACGACTTCGGGCTGCACCTCACCCCCGACGCGCACCACACCTTCACCGGCGACGATCCGCACGGCCCCGGCTGGACACCGCTGGGCCGATAA
- a CDS encoding MarR family transcriptional regulator, which yields MSGGDGLPSEQELLSRSALAVFRLNGQFLGVAEELARPSGLTAAWWQVLGAVQVEPLPVAGIARAMGITRQSVQRIADLLVERGLAEYVENPAHRRAKLLRVTDAGRDAVARIGPPHAEFAARLAGELGAEGFAETVRVLERLSGALDAVARSSPSGGVGADL from the coding sequence ATGAGCGGTGGTGACGGGCTGCCTTCGGAGCAGGAGCTGCTGAGCCGGAGCGCGCTGGCGGTGTTCCGGCTGAACGGCCAGTTCCTGGGCGTGGCCGAGGAACTGGCCCGGCCGAGCGGACTGACGGCCGCGTGGTGGCAGGTGCTGGGGGCGGTGCAGGTCGAGCCGCTGCCGGTGGCGGGGATCGCCCGGGCGATGGGGATCACCCGGCAGAGCGTGCAGCGGATCGCGGACCTGCTGGTGGAGCGGGGTCTCGCGGAGTACGTCGAGAACCCGGCCCACCGCCGCGCGAAGCTGTTGCGGGTGACGGACGCGGGGCGCGATGCGGTGGCCCGGATCGGCCCGCCGCACGCGGAGTTCGCCGCGCGGCTGGCGGGGGAGCTGGGGGCGGAGGGGTTCGCGGAGACGGTGCGGGTGCTGGAGCGGTTGTCGGGGGCGCTGGACGCGGTGGCCCGTTCCAGCCCGTCCGGCGGGGTCGGCGCCGACCTTTAG